In Parus major isolate Abel chromosome 3, Parus_major1.1, whole genome shotgun sequence, the following are encoded in one genomic region:
- the RHOU gene encoding rho-related GTP-binding protein RhoU, producing the protein MEHACSALGGRCRAAGSGAVAGAGAGAGSEPRRSIKCVLVGDGAVGKTSLVVSYTTNGYPTEYIPTAFDNFSAVVSVDGKPVRLQLCDTAGQDEFDKLRPLCYTNTDIFLLCFSVVSPSSFQNVSEKWVPEIRCHCPKAPIILVGTQSDLREDVKVLIELDKCKEKPVSEEAAKLCAEEIKAASYIECSALTQKNLKEVFDAAIVAGIQYSDTQQQPKKSKCRAPDKMKNLSKSWWKKYCCFV; encoded by the exons ATGGAGCACGCTTGCT CGGCGCTGGGCGGCCGCTGCCGGGCGGCGGGGTCCGGGGCCGTGGCCGGAGCCGGGGCCGGAGCGGGGTCCGAGCCGCGGCGCAGCATCAAGTGCGTTCTGGTGGGAGACGGCGCGGTGGGCAAGACCAGCCTGGTGGTGAGCTACACCACCAACGGGTACCCCACCGAGTACATCCCCACCGCCTTCGACAACTTCTCCG CTGTTGTGTCTGTGGATGGCAAGCCGGTGAGACTTCAGCTCTGTGACACAGCTGGTCAG GATGAATTCGACAAGCTCAGGCCTCTGTGCTACACCAACACGGACATCTTCTTGCTGTGCTTCAGCGTGGTGAGCCCTTCGTCCTTCCAGAACGTGAGTGAGAAGTGGGTTCCTGAAATCCGCTGCCACTGCCCCAAAGCGCCCATTATCCTGGTTGGGACGCAGTCAGACCTCCGGGAGGATGTCAAAGTCCTCATCGAGCTGGACAAGTGCAAAGAAAAGCCAGTCTCTGAGGAGGCTGCAAagctctgtgctgaggaaataaaagccGCGTCCTACATCGAGTGCTCCGCTTTGACTCAGAAAAACCTCAAGGAGGTCTTTGATGCAGCCATCGTGGCTGGTATTCAGTACTCGGATACCCAGCAGCAACCAAAGAAATCCAAATGTAGGGCTCCAGACAAGATGAAAAACCTCTCCAAATCCTGGTGgaaaaaatactgctgtttTGTATAG